In the Nitrosopumilus cobalaminigenes genome, TGGCTACTTTGTCTATAATGTTACTTTTCACTACTGTTGATGTTGAAGCATCAAGTAATGATAATCTATTCGTCTCAGCTGAAAATTCTAGATTTGACAATAATTTTGCTGGTTCTATGATAATTGAAGTAGTGGTAAATGACCCAAATCTAAAAGACACTGGTGAAGGAAAGGGAGAACCTGATGTGACAATTAATGGAAAATCATTAAGAATGGTTCAGGCAACAGATGGCAATTGGTATGCATATTTTGCAAATGTACAGAAAGCCAAAGAAGCAGATTCTACAGTTGGTTTAGCAGGTGAAGGGTTGGATTTTGGTGTTTTTTGTAGTCGCAATACTGCTTCCTCTATAATTGGAATATCTCTTTCAGACACTGATGGATTTGCAATTCCACGTTCTGCTGTTGGTTCAACTAATGGAAACACATCCTTCTCTGAATGTACTGGATCTCCATCTGGAACAAATGTAAATAATGTTGTTAGAAATGCAAAAGCCATCAACACCAACTCCAATATTCCCTCTGGACAAATTGGATTGGATCCTGATGCTTGGCCATTAATACAACTTTATTCATTTGATAACATTAACATCCAATACAACCCTGGTGGTCAATCACAACAGGTTTCATTAGAATATGATGAAATCCAAAACATATCTTTGAATGTTGACAGAGATCTTTTTCCAAATAATGCAGAAGTTTTCTTGACTGTAAATGATTTTCAATTAAATCAAGACCCAACTGATGAAGATTCTTGGACATTTGATATAGGTTCTACTCCCTCAATATTTTATCAAGCATATGATGATGCAGGAACTAGTTCTGCAAATGGAGGAATTGGTTTAGTTGATTTAGTGCCACATTTAGATAATATTGGTTTTGAAGACAATGGCCAACTTTCAATAAATTTAGGTTCTGTTCTTGAACTTCAATCAAATGATGAGCAACCCAGTACTAGTGTTTCAGATGGCACTATGACATATTCAGAGATTTTAACATTAGTTGAAGTTGGTCCAAATTCTGGAATATTTGATAATGGGGATGATAATGATCAATCTACTTTAGGAATTTTAGATGATGCTCCACGAGGTCAAGCAGGTTCAATTTCTTATAATGATAAATCTATTTCAATTGTAACAGGATCATCATCTGCTTCAGTTGCTTTGGTAAATCCGACATTAACTTTAGGTGATGGATTACAATCTTTGAAACCTGGCACAGAATTTCCACTTGTTCTAGTTGACCCTGATCAAAATATCAATTCAGGTGTACGTGATAACTTGGATGTATTTCGAGATTCTTCAATTATTCCAACTTTGAGAATTGGTTCTCCGATAACTCTTGAAGATGCTTTTGATGTTGATTTCTTCCCTCTCTCTACTGCTTCTCTGACTTTAGGTGATTCAGCAAATTCTGATGTACCTGACTCAAATTCTGCACGCCTGAATATTGACACATCCACCGTCTCAAATGGTGCATTTGAAAAAATCTCGTTAAATATGGGGTTAACAGCATCTGATTTAGATTCCTTCTTTATTGATTCCTCAGTCTCGAATTCTGATGGTACGAACTGGTTAAATTATGATTTCAGATCATTTACTAATGATTTTGGAATTTCAGATTTTTCTGATACAACAATTGAATTATCCTTTGGAACTTTGGGTTCATCATCTATAACAATTGTAGATTCTGGAGATTTAACTTCCTCGCATGGACTAATTCAAATTGACGATACTGATGTACAAGCAATTTCTACAAAAAGCGGAACAGTTTATGTTGTAATCAATTTTGATTCATCAAATGATAGTACTGGAATTGCCACTGTATCAAGTGAAACTAATGATCAACCCATAGTTTTAGATTTCTTTTCATTTGGAATTGTAAATGCTAATGATGTAAATCATTCCATTTACCGTTTTGAACTAGAAGAGACATCTGATAATTCATCTACTTTTGATGGAACTCTGGAATATTCTGTTGCAAATGAATTAAATATTTTAGATTCAGATTTCATTCAAACCATTCGAACAATTGATGATCATATCAAATTCATTATCACTGATAGATTGGTTGATGATGAAGGCATATCAATTTCCTATTCAGATCTTGATGTGTCAGGTGTTTTTACTACAACTTCTACAAAATCTGACATCAATACAAGTTCTGGTGTTTTATCTTCAAATTCACAAACATATCGTTTTGGACAACCTGTAACCATAATTGTAAATGATCCTGATCTAAATTTGAAAAATGATTTAGTTGATATCTATTTCACAGTTAATGATCCTAATTCAGTTAATGTTGATACCGTAGGAAAAGATGGGATTATTTTACTTGAAGTTTTGATTAAAGATATTCGTTACAAACGTTGTACTGTTGATGGAGTCGAGTATGGTGGTTTGGGTGCTAGTGGTTTTTCTCTTGTAGAAACTGGTCCTAGTACAGGCATTTTTGAAGGTGTATTCAAAATGCCCTCTAAAATATGTAACAAATCTGGAACAGCATTGATTTCTTCAGCAGGAGGTAGTCTTGATGCAAAGTACTATGATTCTAGAGATAATTTAGGAAATCCTAATACCTTTAGTTTGTTGAGAAGTTCTACTTCTTCATTTTACAGTGTTCCACAATTAAGTTCCTATGAAATTATAAAACCTGTTTCAAATATTTCTGAAGATATCATTCTATCTGGAAGTCTTGATAACCATAGACGAGGAATTCCTTTGGATGTATTAATTACAACTCCTGATGGTAAGACTCAAAATTTTGCAGCAACAATTTCTAGCAGTGGAAATTATCGTTCAATAATTTCAATAACTGATAAATCTCTAACAGGAATTTATCAAATAGAATTATCTCACAATGATGAATTTGTTAAAACTCTATCATTTGTTGTTATGAATACTTCAATTCCTGAATGGATCAAAAATAATGCCAAATGGTGGTCTTCAAATTCTGTAACTGATTCTGAATTTATTGATGGAATTGAGTATTTGATTGAGGAGGGATTAATTACAATTTTACCTGGAACTCCTATCACAATTTCTGAACAAGAGATTCCTGAATGGATCAAAAATAATGCCAAATGGTGGGCAAATGATCAAATATCTGATGAGGACTTTGTAAAATCAATTCAATACTTGGTCAAAAAAGGTATCATAAGAATATAATCTGGTCAATTTTTGTTTCATTGAAAACATAAATACCTCAACTCATGAATCAAAATGAAAATGAGGCTAACTGGATTCTTAGCATTTGCATTATTATCAATTTCAATTCTATCATATGGCATTAGTGGTGCTGCTTTTGCAACTAGTGATCCCAATCCTGCATTACCTGTATCCACTGATTTAGATATCGTTTCAAATGGTGCATCAGTTGTAATTTCTGGAACTCTTCCTGATTATGATTCATCATCTGGAAAAGGACTCACTTTTCTAATTGTATCTCCTGACAATGCAATTGTGCAAATAGGACAGTTAACTCCAAGTTCTGATGGATCTTTTTCAAAAACTATTGTTGCTGGTGGTCCTCTATGGAAATTATCTGGTGATTACACTGTCAAATTACAATATGGTGCTGATAAATCTGAAGTTATGGTAAATTATGTTGGTGGAGAACAAGTAATTTCTGGCCAACCAGAACCAACCCCTGAACCAGAACCAGAACCAACCCCTGAACCAGAACCAGAACCAGAACCAACCCCTGAACCAGAACCAGAACCAACCCCTGAACCAGAACCAGAACCAACATGTGGTGCAGGAACTGAATTGGTAAATGGAATGTGTCAAGTAATCAAATCAGAACCAGAACCTGACAGTGGATGTTTAATTGCTACAGCAGCATATGGAACTGAATTAGCACCTCAAGTACAATTACTAAGAGAAATTAGAGATAACACATTATTCAGCACAACATCTGGAACATCCTTTATGTTAGGATTTAACACAATATACTATTCATTTGCACCAACTGTTGCTGATTGGGAAAGAGAAAGCCCAATGTTTAAAGAAACAGTCAAGACACTCATCACTCCAATGTTGTCAACATTATCAATAATGTCGCTCGCTGATGAAGGTTCAGAAGTTGAAGTATTGGGACTTGGTATCTCTGTAATTGCTCTCAACTTGGGTATGTATATTGCAGCACCTGCATTGATTGGATTCAAAGTTCATCAACACATCAAAACTAGAAAATAATCTAATAACTCTCTAGGTTATTATACTGAAACACATTATGATTTTTCATGCATATTGAGTACGAAGAATTCGAATCAGTTGAAGATATTCTAATGTATATGGCATCAGCTGCACCTCCAATGAAAAATACAATGCCAATTAATTCATACAAGGGATATGTGTTGTCATTTATTCCACTTAGTCCTTCAACTGGAGAAACATACCTGATGCTTTATGCAAAAGGCTCTCTAGAACCAGGAATTTATGAATTTGATGTTGCATCAAAATCATTCAAAAAAGTCGAAGGTATAGAGAGGGCAGACAAAGTTTACTTTATTTCATTGACACCAAAACGAAACACCATAGCAGACGTTGCTATTGAAAATCTATAATTTCTTTGTTTGAATTTTTGGTGCAGTTACTGATCTGCTTCTTGCATATTTACCTATAATTTCGTCCGGAGTTCTTCCATTGAATAGGTCTTTACATAATCCTCGCAAATATCTCATAATTGCCCAAGTACCTGCTTTGAGAATTCCATACATGAATACTTTCATTGGAGGTCCGTAAGTCTTGTTTCTAAGAATAATTGGAATGATGTCATTAATGACACGTAAATTATTCTCCCAACATTTCCAAAATAGTGTAAATTGTGCTTCATTCAAATTTCCGAAATGCATTGAGTTCTTTTCACTAAAGTCTTGATAAAGTAAAGGTGCTACCAAACCTCTAAAGTCCATTTCTCTAAAGTCACTCATCATATCAATTGTATATTGAATATCATCTGGGGTTTCATCAGGCCATCCAATAATGATGGTTGCAGCTGGGAACCAATGATTTTCATTTAGAATTTTAGCTCCTTCTCTTACAACACTTCCCCATTCTTCAGGTGCAAATGGTTTTGTTTTAACACCAAGATGTTTCTTTACCATGTCTGGTGCCACTGTTTCAATTCCCAAATTAGTTGCAAGCCATCTTCCGGTTCTATCTTGTTCATTAATGTGAGAAATTTGTTGCATCAAAGTAGGATCTGCTGCAACTGCAGAAAATGTCATATGTGTTGTTCCAACAAAATTTGCCCCTAATCCTTTCAATCCTTGCCATAAATCAACAATGGCGTCTCTATTTGGAACAAAATCTCTATTATCACATCCATAAAGTAACATTTCATCAGAATGCAACCATATGGAATCAAATCCATAATCTAGGTTAGTTTTTGCTTCTTGTTGTAATCTTTCTAATGGAAGATCTTTCTTTGATCTTTTGTTTACATCACAAAAGTCACAACCTCTTCCACAACCTCTCATTGCTTCAATTAGCGAATTAATTGTAGGTCCTTCAATAACTGGAATATTTTCAAGATTCCTTACGAAACAATGCATTAGTTCTGGAGCATCATTTTTTTCCAAATCTTGGAATAAATCCACAGCTAACTCATCTGCTTCTCCTACAACTACTGTGTCAATTCCATGAATTTTCATTCTATCTGATTTGGCTAATTCCCATGCACCGTTTCCTCCAACTACTACTTTGAAATCATATTTCTTTTTGAGTTGAATAATACTTGCACACATTTTTTTAAACTTCATTGCAACATACGATAATTTTTCTGGAGACATTGTTGTTGTAACTGGAGCCATTCCTAATGGATCCATTACATTAATTCCTACAACTTTGGTATCTGGCCCAATTGATTTTTGAAGCATTTCAGGATGTGCCATGAAAACATCCTCTCTTTTGTATCCTCCTTGAATCAATGAACTTTCAATTCTCCTCAATCCAACTTGGGCAACTTTAACTTCTCCTGTTATTGGATCCGTTTCTACTGAAGGGCAAAATACTTTATCAAATACCCATTCTGGTAGAACCTCATATGGACCACATGCGATAAACCCATAAAGAAAATTCCCTCGATAATTTGTCATTAAGCTACGATCAGCAGTAAGTACAACACGTTTGCCAGCCAATTACCCAACTTCTTTTAGGTATGTTATATATCATTTACGAGGTAGGCAATTCTAGAATTTTATTTTAAATTATTTTTCTTTATTGCCCTATTAGCAATATTTGCTGCAATCCCCCCTGCTGCAATTCCGTTATCGATATTTACTACAGATAATCCCAAAGAACAACTTTGAAGCATTGATGCCAAAGCCGCTATTCCTTTTTCTCCATACCCATACCCGACTGATGTAGGAATTCCTATGATTGGAATATCTACCAATGTAGAAACTAGAGTTGCCAATGCGCCTTCCATTCCTGCAGCAACTATGATGCAATCTACTTCTTCATTTACCATTTCTTTTAAAATTGGAAAAACTCTCTGAATCCCTGCTACTCCTACATCGTAGCTTGTAATGCATTTACAATTCATTGCCTCACACATCAATCTGGCTTCTTCAGCTACTCCTATGTCTGAAGTACCTGCTGTCATAATTCCAACTTTTCCCCCCTGAAATTTAATTGGTTTATTATAGAGTAATAATGATGATGAATTTTTTCCAGTTTTTATTTTGACTTTTAATCTCTTTGCAAATGCCAATATTTTTGGATAATCGCTTTTCTTAATTCTGGATACAATTACTGAATTTGTTTTTTCCAGAGTTCTTTTTGTAATTTTTTTAATTTCATCTAATTCTTTTGTTTCAGCAAAAATTACTTCTGGAATGCCTCTTCGTTTTCTTCTGTTGAAATCTATTTTTACAAATCCTTCTACTTCTTCAATTGAATATAACGATAGCAACTTTTTTGCATGATTTGTTGAAATTTTTCCTTCCTTAACTGATTCTAGAATTTCATGAATTTCCAATGATAGATTTTCTTTGTTAGTATAAAAAAAGGCTTAGATCTCAATACCTGAAATAGCACTTTTTACACTTTCAACTGCTTTATCAAACACCTGTTTTTCTTCATCATTTAGATCCAACTCTATAATTTTCTCAACTCCTTTTTTACCAATAATTGCTGGAACACCAATTGTAACATCGGAATGACCATATTCTCCATCAAGATATGTTGCAACTGGAATGACTTGTTTTCTATCTCTCACAACTGATTCTAAAATTGCAGAAATTGCATTTCCTGGTGCATGAACTGTGGCACCTTTTAATTCAATTACCTTAGCTGCTACTTGTTTTGTGTTTATTACTAATTCATCAAGTTTCTCTTTTGGAAGAAAAGATGATAATGGAATTCCTGATACTGACGAAAATCTTGGTAGTGGTAACATGTTTTCTCCGTGTTCTCCGATTACTAGAGCTCTTATGGAATCACGAGAGTGACCTGTTGCCTCGTGAATAAATTGTCTAAATCTTGATAAATCTAACATACCTCCCATTCCAAACACTCTGCTTCTATCGAATCCTGAAACTTTGTATGTGATGTAAGCCATTGGATCAAGTGGATTTGTCACCGGAATTATCATAGAGTCATCTGCATATTTTTTCACATTTTCAACCACACTTTTTACAATCGATGCATTAATTTTCAAAAGATCCATTCTTGTCATGCCTGGCTTTCTTCCAGAGCCTGCTACAACTACAACTGCTTTTGAGCCCTTCATATCTGCAAAATCATTTGAACCCTTTACTTCTACATCTATTCCCTGTTCTGAAAGCATATGGTTGATATCCATTGCTTCTCCTTGAGGAAGTCCTTCGGCAACATCTAGTAATAATATTTGATCATCTAATCGTTTTAGTGCTGAAAATAACGCAGCATCTCCGCCTACTTTACCTGAACCAATTATAGTAATCATAGAAATCGGTGTTAATTTTGAATAATTAAATCTAATGAAATTTTCGAAATATTAGTCGAATTTATAAGCATTTTTGATAATTTTTAATCATGGTTATTGTTATTGATCCGCAAATCGCTGGTATATCTGGTGATATGCTTCTTTGCTCCTTAATCGATTTAGGATCTGACAAAAATAAAATTATCAAAGGTATTCAAGAATCTGAAAAATTCCTTCCAGGTTCTACAATAAAGAAAATTGATTTTCAAAAAATTCAAAAACATGGAGTTGAATCCTTACAACTAATTTTAGAACTTGATGAAGATATCCATGAAAGAAAAGGTTCAGAGATCAAAACTGCGATATTGAATTCTGTAAATAAATTAGATCTTTCTGAAAAAGCAAAATTGTTTGCGGAATCTTGTATTGACACATTAATTTCCTCTGAATCCAAAATACATGGAATTCCTGAAGAATCTGTTCATTTTCATGAAGCATCCAGTATTGATACTTTGGTAGATATTGTTGGAATAACATTGGCATTGGAGGATTTGGGGTTATTTGAAGAAAAAATTGTTTGTTTGCCTGTTTCAGTGGGTGGTGGATCTGTATCATTTTCACATGGAACAATGTCAAATCCCGCAAGCGCCATTCTTGAGATTTTCAAAAATTCCAATTTGATAATTAAAGGAAATGATGCAAATGAAGAACTTACAACACCAACTGGAGCCTGTGTTTTAGTAAATTTGGCTCATGAATCAGTAAGATATTACCCTTCAATGAAAATTGAATCTATTGGATATGGTGCTGGACAAAAAGATTTTGAATCTTTTTCCAATGTTTTGAAAATTGTTAGAGGCTCTGAAAACCATTTTGAAGTTGATTCTGTAAAAATACTTGAAACAAATGTAGATGACATTTCAGGAGAAATTTTAGGAAATCTAATTGAGAAAATTATGGAAAAAGGAGCACGAGATGTTTCTATTTACCATGGAATCACAAAGAAAGGAAGACCTACTAATCTTGTATCAGTAATTTGCACTGATGATACTATTGATGAAATAACAGATACGCTGGTTTTGGAAACTGGAACTTTGGGAATTAGAGTTTCTGATTCAAATCGATTTATTGTTCCAAGATCAAATCATAATGTTTCTGTAACTTTAAGCGGTAAACCTTTTCAAGTAAACTACAAAAAATCTTCTTTCAAAGGAAAAACTGATTTTAAAATTGAATTTGATGACTTGA is a window encoding:
- a CDS encoding CFI-box-CTERM domain-containing protein, producing MKMRLTGFLAFALLSISILSYGISGAAFATSDPNPALPVSTDLDIVSNGASVVISGTLPDYDSSSGKGLTFLIVSPDNAIVQIGQLTPSSDGSFSKTIVAGGPLWKLSGDYTVKLQYGADKSEVMVNYVGGEQVISGQPEPTPEPEPEPTPEPEPEPEPTPEPEPEPTPEPEPEPTCGAGTELVNGMCQVIKSEPEPDSGCLIATAAYGTELAPQVQLLREIRDNTLFSTTSGTSFMLGFNTIYYSFAPTVADWERESPMFKETVKTLITPMLSTLSIMSLADEGSEVEVLGLGISVIALNLGMYIAAPALIGFKVHQHIKTRK
- the larB gene encoding nickel pincer cofactor biosynthesis protein LarB — its product is MEIHEILESVKEGKISTNHAKKLLSLYSIEEVEGFVKIDFNRRKRRGIPEVIFAETKELDEIKKITKRTLEKTNSVIVSRIKKSDYPKILAFAKRLKVKIKTGKNSSSLLLYNKPIKFQGGKVGIMTAGTSDIGVAEEARLMCEAMNCKCITSYDVGVAGIQRVFPILKEMVNEEVDCIIVAAGMEGALATLVSTLVDIPIIGIPTSVGYGYGEKGIAALASMLQSCSLGLSVVNIDNGIAAGGIAANIANRAIKKNNLK
- a CDS encoding B12-binding domain-containing radical SAM protein; the protein is MAGKRVVLTADRSLMTNYRGNFLYGFIACGPYEVLPEWVFDKVFCPSVETDPITGEVKVAQVGLRRIESSLIQGGYKREDVFMAHPEMLQKSIGPDTKVVGINVMDPLGMAPVTTTMSPEKLSYVAMKFKKMCASIIQLKKKYDFKVVVGGNGAWELAKSDRMKIHGIDTVVVGEADELAVDLFQDLEKNDAPELMHCFVRNLENIPVIEGPTINSLIEAMRGCGRGCDFCDVNKRSKKDLPLERLQQEAKTNLDYGFDSIWLHSDEMLLYGCDNRDFVPNRDAIVDLWQGLKGLGANFVGTTHMTFSAVAADPTLMQQISHINEQDRTGRWLATNLGIETVAPDMVKKHLGVKTKPFAPEEWGSVVREGAKILNENHWFPAATIIIGWPDETPDDIQYTIDMMSDFREMDFRGLVAPLLYQDFSEKNSMHFGNLNEAQFTLFWKCWENNLRVINDIIPIILRNKTYGPPMKVFMYGILKAGTWAIMRYLRGLCKDLFNGRTPDEIIGKYARSRSVTAPKIQTKKL
- the larC gene encoding nickel pincer cofactor biosynthesis protein LarC yields the protein MVIVIDPQIAGISGDMLLCSLIDLGSDKNKIIKGIQESEKFLPGSTIKKIDFQKIQKHGVESLQLILELDEDIHERKGSEIKTAILNSVNKLDLSEKAKLFAESCIDTLISSESKIHGIPEESVHFHEASSIDTLVDIVGITLALEDLGLFEEKIVCLPVSVGGGSVSFSHGTMSNPASAILEIFKNSNLIIKGNDANEELTTPTGACVLVNLAHESVRYYPSMKIESIGYGAGQKDFESFSNVLKIVRGSENHFEVDSVKILETNVDDISGEILGNLIEKIMEKGARDVSIYHGITKKGRPTNLVSVICTDDTIDEITDTLVLETGTLGIRVSDSNRFIVPRSNHNVSVTLSGKPFQVNYKKSSFKGKTDFKIEFDDLKTISNAIDKSIKETEIFLRKEIEKLEANNDHS
- a CDS encoding peptidase, coding for MLLFTTVDVEASSNDNLFVSAENSRFDNNFAGSMIIEVVVNDPNLKDTGEGKGEPDVTINGKSLRMVQATDGNWYAYFANVQKAKEADSTVGLAGEGLDFGVFCSRNTASSIIGISLSDTDGFAIPRSAVGSTNGNTSFSECTGSPSGTNVNNVVRNAKAINTNSNIPSGQIGLDPDAWPLIQLYSFDNINIQYNPGGQSQQVSLEYDEIQNISLNVDRDLFPNNAEVFLTVNDFQLNQDPTDEDSWTFDIGSTPSIFYQAYDDAGTSSANGGIGLVDLVPHLDNIGFEDNGQLSINLGSVLELQSNDEQPSTSVSDGTMTYSEILTLVEVGPNSGIFDNGDDNDQSTLGILDDAPRGQAGSISYNDKSISIVTGSSSASVALVNPTLTLGDGLQSLKPGTEFPLVLVDPDQNINSGVRDNLDVFRDSSIIPTLRIGSPITLEDAFDVDFFPLSTASLTLGDSANSDVPDSNSARLNIDTSTVSNGAFEKISLNMGLTASDLDSFFIDSSVSNSDGTNWLNYDFRSFTNDFGISDFSDTTIELSFGTLGSSSITIVDSGDLTSSHGLIQIDDTDVQAISTKSGTVYVVINFDSSNDSTGIATVSSETNDQPIVLDFFSFGIVNANDVNHSIYRFELEETSDNSSTFDGTLEYSVANELNILDSDFIQTIRTIDDHIKFIITDRLVDDEGISISYSDLDVSGVFTTTSTKSDINTSSGVLSSNSQTYRFGQPVTIIVNDPDLNLKNDLVDIYFTVNDPNSVNVDTVGKDGIILLEVLIKDIRYKRCTVDGVEYGGLGASGFSLVETGPSTGIFEGVFKMPSKICNKSGTALISSAGGSLDAKYYDSRDNLGNPNTFSLLRSSTSSFYSVPQLSSYEIIKPVSNISEDIILSGSLDNHRRGIPLDVLITTPDGKTQNFAATISSSGNYRSIISITDKSLTGIYQIELSHNDEFVKTLSFVVMNTSIPEWIKNNAKWWSSNSVTDSEFIDGIEYLIEEGLITILPGTPITISEQEIPEWIKNNAKWWANDQISDEDFVKSIQYLVKKGIIRI
- a CDS encoding malate dehydrogenase codes for the protein MITIIGSGKVGGDAALFSALKRLDDQILLLDVAEGLPQGEAMDINHMLSEQGIDVEVKGSNDFADMKGSKAVVVVAGSGRKPGMTRMDLLKINASIVKSVVENVKKYADDSMIIPVTNPLDPMAYITYKVSGFDRSRVFGMGGMLDLSRFRQFIHEATGHSRDSIRALVIGEHGENMLPLPRFSSVSGIPLSSFLPKEKLDELVINTKQVAAKVIELKGATVHAPGNAISAILESVVRDRKQVIPVATYLDGEYGHSDVTIGVPAIIGKKGVEKIIELDLNDEEKQVFDKAVESVKSAISGIEI